Proteins from a genomic interval of Afifella aestuarii:
- a CDS encoding acyltransferase family protein: MSDRLRTARDESQPWPGPAPVPAHIPALDGLRGIAAVIVMLSHVASATGIAQDYFQRGGGQIGVMIFFALSGFLMAHIYFETPPRPSALYKYLVARVARVVPLFLAVVFLSYAVTRWKSGEYPFVYSIDGADLIDHLLLRRGENVLWTIPVELRFYALFPLFWILYRVSGNLALVACLAIALAYYLLPPFSMPVMHLGHYFVIGMATKLLSQRIHLAPRLNEAGFVASAVMTAFLFPMPFIWLFGHTPRMWWEPQIALAVFFLLFFTLRSNLAADLLGTHWLRKLGDISYSLYLTHMLAIGNLRYILDPQTHPVLFAVSAISLAILQSFVIFTVFERPARRLIRRLAGPRRRPAMRSAPSAPRKG; this comes from the coding sequence ATGTCCGACCGCCTGCGGACCGCCCGCGACGAGAGCCAGCCTTGGCCAGGTCCCGCCCCCGTTCCGGCGCATATCCCGGCGCTCGACGGTCTGCGGGGCATAGCGGCAGTCATCGTCATGCTCTCGCATGTGGCGAGCGCCACGGGCATCGCGCAGGACTATTTTCAGCGCGGCGGCGGTCAGATCGGTGTCATGATCTTCTTTGCGCTGTCGGGCTTTCTGATGGCGCATATCTATTTCGAAACGCCACCGCGGCCTTCTGCGCTCTACAAATATCTTGTGGCCCGCGTCGCCCGTGTCGTGCCGCTTTTCCTCGCCGTGGTCTTTCTCTCCTACGCGGTGACGCGGTGGAAGAGTGGCGAATATCCTTTCGTCTATTCCATCGACGGCGCCGATCTCATCGACCACCTGCTTCTGCGGCGCGGCGAAAATGTGCTTTGGACGATCCCGGTCGAGCTGCGGTTCTACGCGCTCTTCCCGCTCTTCTGGATCCTCTACCGCGTCTCGGGCAATCTCGCCCTCGTCGCCTGCCTGGCGATCGCACTCGCCTATTATCTCCTGCCGCCCTTCTCCATGCCGGTCATGCATCTCGGGCATTACTTCGTCATCGGCATGGCGACGAAGCTTCTGTCCCAACGCATCCATCTCGCGCCGAGGCTCAACGAAGCCGGCTTCGTCGCCTCCGCCGTGATGACCGCCTTTCTCTTCCCCATGCCATTCATCTGGCTGTTCGGGCATACGCCACGCATGTGGTGGGAGCCGCAGATTGCGTTGGCCGTCTTCTTCCTTCTCTTCTTCACCCTGCGCAGCAATCTCGCCGCAGATCTTCTCGGCACGCATTGGCTGCGCAAACTCGGTGACATCTCTTATTCGCTCTACCTCACCCACATGCTGGCGATCGGCAATCTGCGCTACATCCTCGACCCGCAGACCCATCCCGTCCTTTTCGCGGTTTCGGCCATCTCGCTTGCCATCCTCCAATCCTTCGTGATCTTCACCGTCTTCGAGAGACCGGCGCGCCGTCTCATCCGACGCCTTGCAGGACCGAGGCGCCGGCCTGCCATGCGCTCCGCGCCGAGCGCGCCGCGGAAGGGTTGA